Below is a genomic region from Escherichia ruysiae.
AGGTGCCGGATGCTGATCGCCTGATGCTGATTGCCGGATGCGACGCTGACGCGTCTTATCCGGCAATCAGCGTCTTATCCGGTCTACATGTCCCCGCCATTTTGTTTAACGGGTGATCCACAACGTGGGCCAGGCGTCTGGCCCATGCCAGTTATCGCAGGTGGGTTCGGCAGCGTAACGCACCAGGCGAAAACGCTGGCCGTCAAAACGCCAGCGCGCCTGAATGCCACAATCGCTTAATCCGCGACCTTTCGCTAAGGTCACCAGTTCACGCGTTTTTTCATCGAATGTTGCGTTCATCAGTTCCAGTTCATTCGTCTCCTGACCGTTGTGGAACGGCAAACGTAACCGTACCGGGCGCGAGGCCAGTGGCTTTTTACGCGATACAATCCACGCCAGATCAATGGTGTTATAGGCGCCCGCCTCACAGCTAATCATCATCAGCGCTTTATCATCAGTCAGCGCAGTGACATTCACCTCACGACGCAATGGATCAAGCGAGCAGCGCAGACCATTCATCCGCCAGTTTCCATAATCCAGCAAATCGTTGCGTTCTTCGAGTGAGAGTGGCGTCGGCGTTGGGTTTACCACAGCGACCTCTTTCAGCGCAGGCGCAGGCGGTACGCTGAGTGGCGGCTCGTCTCCTTTCTTGATCCACGCAGTTTCACTGCCAACGCGCTTTTGCTGGGCATCAATAAACAACAACGCCGCTTTTAATCCATTAAGAGAAATGGTCTGATCGCCGTCGCGTAAGGTAATTGCCTTCCCTTCCTGAATCATTTGCAAAAACGCGGTGATGGTCGCCGTATCATCGGTCACTAATAACCACGGCGAAATCCGCCACTTGTCCCCGCTTAACGCCAGCGGCTCGCCATCTAACAGCAGTCGTGGCGCTATCGCCTCTTCCGACGCATCCGGCGACTTCAACCCGCCGCGCTCAATACGTAAAACGGCATCGGTATGCGCCCCGGCACTGCGACTGAGAGTCATCACCAGTCCATTATGATTGCCAGTGTTGCGCGCTACGCAGAAATTTTGGTTGTTACAGGTGACCTGCCAGTCGGAAAACGTCCGCTGCGCTGGTGCTGCCCACGCGAAAGACGTCGGCAACAAAGCGAAAAAAAAGAGAAGGAAAATGCGATAGCGCATGGACGGTACGACCCCAGAAGTTCAAACAAACAGCACAAGTCGTATCTTCGTTGCGCAGGTAGCGCGGCTCAATCGGATTTATCGGATTGAGCCAATAATAAACAACGAAATATTATTGTTATTTTTCAGTCCATTAAATGTGACGTTTGTAAATAGTTAAGCAATAACACCGTCTTACCGTCACGTATCTCGCCGGTATTAATCATCTCAAGCGCCTGGCTGAACGGCAGCTCAAGCACCTCAATATCTTCATCTTCGACGCCGCCCCCCGCGTTAGCACGCTGACTGTCACTGTATTCGGCGATAAAAAAGTGGATTAGCTCGGTCACACCGCCAGGCGACATATACAGTTCAAATAATTTGCGTACTTCGCCAACCTCATAACCCGTCTCTTCAATCGCTTCTTTGCGAATGCACACTTCGGGTTCGTCGTTGTCCAGCAGCCCGGCACAGGTTTCAATCAACTGCCCGCTTTCATTGCCATTAACCCAGGTTGCGACGCGGAACTGACGAATCAGAACTACGGTCTTTTTCTTCGCGTTGTACAGGAGGATCGTCGCGCCATTGCCGCGATCGTAAACTTCACGTTTATGGCGGATAACTTCGCCATCTTTGCGGGTGAGATCGTAGGTAATGTTGTGCAGGGTGAAATAGTTATCGGAGAGAATTTGGTCTTTGATGAGGGTGATTTGTTGCGTCATACCGACTCCACAGCGCGAAATGAACAAGTATCTTACGCTGTGAAGTCGGGTTTGTCTGCGGATGGAATTAGTGAGATTTGACTGATTTTATCCCCAGCCAGTCAATAATTCCCTGCGCCGCATGGCGCCCTTCCGCCATTGCAGTCACCACGAGATCCGCACCGCGCACGGCATCGCCACCAGCGAAGATTTTCGGGTTCGTCGTCTGGTAACGGTACTGACTTTCAACATCAGCCACGATGCGCCCCCATTTATCCACCGTTACACCATGTGACTGAAGCCACGGCATATCATGCGGATTAAAACCAAACGCCATAATCACCGCGTCGGCTGGCATGACAAATTCACTGCCTTCCACCGGCACCGGACGCCGACGCCCTTGTGCATCCGGCTCGCCAAGTCGCGTGCGCAGGAAACGAATCCCGCAGACGTGACCTTGCTCATTCAATTCAAGCGCCACTGGCTGGACGTTAAATTCGAAGTTAGCCCCCTCTTCGCGGGCGTTCTTCACCTCTTTTTTCGAACCGGGCATGTTAGCTTCATCACGACGATAGGCGCAGGTGACGTTACTTGCGCCGTGGCGCAGCGCGGTGCGCACACAGTCCATCGCAGTGTCGCCGCCGCCCAGTACAACGACATTTAGCCCGGCTGTATTGATAAACGGCTCTTCCGGTAGCTCTTCAAGCCCCATCACCTGTTTGGTGTTGGCAATAAGGAACGGCAGAGCGTCATAAACGCCCGGCGCATCTTCATTGGGTAAGCCCGCTTTCATGGAACGGTAAGTGCCGACGCCAACGAAGACTGCGTCGTATTGTTCGAGCAGCGAATCCAAAGAGACATCTTTACCCACTTCACAATTGAGTTTGAAGTGAATCCCCATTGCGCTGAAGATTTCCCGACGGCGCGCCATCAGCGATTTATCCAATTTGAAAGAAGGAATGCCAAAGGTGAGCAAGCCACCGATTTCTGGATGGCGATCGTATACCGTCACCTCCACGCCGCTGCGGGTCAGGACGTCCGCACAGGCCAGCCCCGCAGGCCCCGCACCGATAATCGCCACTCGCTTGTCCACTTTCGTGACATGGCTTAAGTCAGGACGCCAACCTTTCGCCAACGCCTGATCTGAAATGTAGCGTTCAATGTTGCCGATAGTCACCGCGCCGTGCTCATCGCGAATGGTGCAGGCGCCTTCACACAAGCGATCTTGCGGACAGACGCGTCCGGTAATTTCTGGCAGGGTGTTGGTCTGGTGAGAAAGCTCGACGGCGGCGTCGATATTTCCGGCTTTCACCAGTTCAATCCACTGCGGAATATGGTTATGCAGCGGGCAGGTCCATTCACAGACGCTATGCTCGCCGCACTTCAGGCAGCGCGAGGCTTCCCGTTGTGCCTGGTCGGTGCGGAATGGCAGATAAATTTCATCAAAGCCGGTTTTGCGCGCTTCAATTGCCAGTTTATCCGGCTCGCCGCGCGCGGGCGTTGCCTGCATTTGCTCGACTTTACTCATTACCGGCATTTCTTGTGCCGCTGTACTGGTATGCCACGGTTGATGTTCCTGACGTGCAGTGCGCAAGCGGCGAGATTTCGCTATGCCGGAGAGTGCGGCGTCGGTGACCAGTTGCAGCGCATCCGCCGGGCAGTTTTCGACACAGGCGGGGCCGTTTTCTCGCCCTGCGCACAGGTCGCATTTATGTGCCGTGGCTTTCACTTTACCCGCTGTGACGGGTGTCAGGACAATCTGCATGGTGCCAAACGGACAGGCCACCACACAGGATTTACAGCCAATACACTTTTGCTGATTGACCTGAATGCTGTCATCAACATGGCTGATTGCGCCATTGGGGCAGCTACGGGCACAGGGCGCATCTTCGCAATGGTGACAGGTCACTGCACTACGTTGCTGCTGATGTTTGATAACCGTAATTCGGGGATGAAAATGGTGTTGGCTCAGGACATGTTGCTCATCATTGTGAGCCATGACACAGGCAATTTCACAAGCATGACAACCCAGACATTGCTGACTGTTGGCCATAATAAAACGATTCATAACGACCTTCTTTTTTGGTTGTAAAAACCTTATTCTTTATATGAGTGTTGTTATTACCCGACTTGCAGGGGAATCGGCAATGTCCATGTGCCCAGAACAAGTAACTATTTCGCTATAAACTGTGGCAGATCAAATAATCCCATCACTGACTAAATTGCGTTTCAACAACCTGGAACATTAATGATTTTATGTGGAGAAGACGCGTGTGATTGTTAAACGACCCGTCTCGGCCAGTCTGGCCAGGGCCTTTTTTTACATTGTGCTGCTGTCGATTCTTTCCACGGGTATCGCCCTGCTAACTCTGGCGAGCAGTTTGCGCGACGCTGAGGCGATCAATATTGCCGGATCGCTGCGTATGCAGAGTTACCGCCTGGGCTACGACTTGCAAAGTGGCAGTCCACAACTCAATGCGCATCGCCAGTTGTTCCAGCAGGCGCTGCATTCACCGGTATTAACCAATCTCAACGTCTGGTATGTGCCAGAGGCAGTAAAAACCCGCTATGCGCATCTGAATGCCAACTGGCTGGAGATGAATAATCGGCTCAGCAAGGGGGATTTGCCGTGGTATCAGGCCAATATCGATAATTATGTCAATCAGATAGACCTGTTCGTGCTGGCTTTACAGCACTACGCTGAACGCAAAATGCTGCTGGTGGTGGCGATTTCGCTGGCTGGCGGCATCGGTATTTTCACGCTGGTCTTTTTTACTCTGCGCCGCATACGCCATCAGGTCGTTGCCCCACTGAATCAACTGGTTACCGCCAGTCAGCGTATTGAACACGGTCAGTTCGACTCACCGCCGCTGGATACCAGCCTGCCCAATGAGCTGGGACTGCTGGCCAAAACCTTTAACCAGATGTCGAGCGAACTGCATAAATTGTACCGTTCGCTGGAAGCGTCAGTAGAAGAAAAAACCCGCGATCTCCACGAGGCCAAGCGCCGTCTGGAGGTGTTGTATCAGTGTTCGCAGGCGCTGAACACCAGCCAGATTGATGTGCATTGTTTCCGCCACATTTTGCAGATTGTTCGCGACAATGAAGCGGCTGAATATCTGGAGTTAAATGTCGGTGAAAACTGGCGGATTAGCGAAGGAAAGCCCAACCCGCAACTGCCGATGCAGATTTTACCGGTGACCATGCAAGAGACGGTTTACGGCGAGCTGCACTGGCAAAACAGCAACGTGTCGGCCTCCGAACCGCTGCTTAATAGCGTTTCATCGATGCTGGGGCGCGGTTTGTACTTTAACCAGGCACAGAAACATTTTCAGCAATTGCTGTTGATGGAGGAACGCGCGACCATCGCCCGCGAATTGCACGACTCGCTGGCTCAGGTGCTTTCTTATTTGCGTATCCAGTTAACATTACTGAAGCGTTCGATACCGGAAGATAACGCCACCGCACAAAGTATCATGGCCGATTTTTCCCAGGCATTGAATGATGCGTATCGGCAGTTACGCGAGCTGCTGACCACTTTCCGCCTCACGCTGCAGCAGGCGGATCTCCCTTCCGCGCTGCGGGAAATGCTGGATACATTACAAAATCAAACCAGCGCCAAACTGACCCTCGACTGCCGCTTGCCAACCCTGGCGCTGGATGCGCAAATGCAGGTGCATCTGTTGCAAATTATTCGTGAAGCGGTGCTGAATGCGATGAAGCACGCCAACGCCAGCGAAATCGCTGTTAGCTGCGTCACCGCACCGGACGGCAACCACACGGTCTATATCCGTGACAACGGGATTGGCATCGGTGAACCGAAAGAACCTGAAGGCCATTATGGTCTGAATATTATGCGCGAACGCGCGGAACGACTGGGCGGAACGCTGACATTTTCGCAACCTTCCGGCGGCGGCACGTTAGTGAGTATTAGCTTTCGCTCTGCGGCGGGTGAGGAAAGTCAACTGATGTAATACCTCTTGTTGACCAAAGAATACGGGCACTTAAGGTTCAGTATAAAAGGGCATGATAATTTACATTATCTCCTTTTTTTCTCCACGATTGGCTCGTACCTTGCCGCTACAGTGAAGCAAGTCAAGCCTACAACGATACGCAGAAACACGAGGTCCTCTTTTAATGGCGAATTTCTTTATTGATCGCCCCATTTTTGCCTGGGTACTGGCAATCCTGTTGTGTCTGACAGGAACCCTGGCGATTTTCTCATTGCCCGTTGAACAATACCCGGATCTCGCGCCGCCGAACGTGCGAGTGACCGCTAACTATCCAGGCGCTTCGGCTCAGACGCTGGAAAACACCGTAACCCAGGTTATCGAGCAGAATATGACTGGCCTCGATAACCTGATGTATATGTCGTCACAAAGCAGTGGCACCGGTCAGGCATCTGTCACCTTAAGTTTTAAAGCCGGAACCGACCCGGACGAGGCGGTGCAACAGGTGCAAAACCAGCTGCAATCGGCCATGCGTAAACTCCCACAGGCGGTACAAAACCAGGGCGTGACAGTACGTAAAACCGGCGATACTAACATCCTGACCATTGCTTTCGTCTCTACCGATGGTTCGATGGATAAACAAGATATTGCCGATTACGTTGCCAGTAATATTCAGGATCCGTTAA
It encodes:
- the nudK gene encoding GDP-mannose pyrophosphatase NudK; translation: MTQQITLIKDQILSDNYFTLHNITYDLTRKDGEVIRHKREVYDRGNGATILLYNAKKKTVVLIRQFRVATWVNGNESGQLIETCAGLLDNDEPEVCIRKEAIEETGYEVGEVRKLFELYMSPGGVTELIHFFIAEYSDSQRANAGGGVEDEDIEVLELPFSQALEMINTGEIRDGKTVLLLNYLQTSHLMD
- a CDS encoding DUF1176 domain-containing protein, with product MRYRIFLLFFFALLPTSFAWAAPAQRTFSDWQVTCNNQNFCVARNTGNHNGLVMTLSRSAGAHTDAVLRIERGGLKSPDASEEAIAPRLLLDGEPLALSGDKWRISPWLLVTDDTATITAFLQMIQEGKAITLRDGDQTISLNGLKAALLFIDAQQKRVGSETAWIKKGDEPPLSVPPAPALKEVAVVNPTPTPLSLEERNDLLDYGNWRMNGLRCSLDPLRREVNVTALTDDKALMMISCEAGAYNTIDLAWIVSRKKPLASRPVRLRLPFHNGQETNELELMNATFDEKTRELVTLAKGRGLSDCGIQARWRFDGQRFRLVRYAAEPTCDNWHGPDAWPTLWITR
- the aegA gene encoding formate-dependent uric acid utilization protein AegA is translated as MNRFIMANSQQCLGCHACEIACVMAHNDEQHVLSQHHFHPRITVIKHQQQRSAVTCHHCEDAPCARSCPNGAISHVDDSIQVNQQKCIGCKSCVVACPFGTMQIVLTPVTAGKVKATAHKCDLCAGRENGPACVENCPADALQLVTDAALSGIAKSRRLRTARQEHQPWHTSTAAQEMPVMSKVEQMQATPARGEPDKLAIEARKTGFDEIYLPFRTDQAQREASRCLKCGEHSVCEWTCPLHNHIPQWIELVKAGNIDAAVELSHQTNTLPEITGRVCPQDRLCEGACTIRDEHGAVTIGNIERYISDQALAKGWRPDLSHVTKVDKRVAIIGAGPAGLACADVLTRSGVEVTVYDRHPEIGGLLTFGIPSFKLDKSLMARRREIFSAMGIHFKLNCEVGKDVSLDSLLEQYDAVFVGVGTYRSMKAGLPNEDAPGVYDALPFLIANTKQVMGLEELPEEPFINTAGLNVVVLGGGDTAMDCVRTALRHGASNVTCAYRRDEANMPGSKKEVKNAREEGANFEFNVQPVALELNEQGHVCGIRFLRTRLGEPDAQGRRRPVPVEGSEFVMPADAVIMAFGFNPHDMPWLQSHGVTVDKWGRIVADVESQYRYQTTNPKIFAGGDAVRGADLVVTAMAEGRHAAQGIIDWLGIKSVKSH
- the narQ gene encoding nitrate/nitrite two-component system sensor histidine kinase NarQ; translated protein: MIVKRPVSASLARAFFYIVLLSILSTGIALLTLASSLRDAEAINIAGSLRMQSYRLGYDLQSGSPQLNAHRQLFQQALHSPVLTNLNVWYVPEAVKTRYAHLNANWLEMNNRLSKGDLPWYQANIDNYVNQIDLFVLALQHYAERKMLLVVAISLAGGIGIFTLVFFTLRRIRHQVVAPLNQLVTASQRIEHGQFDSPPLDTSLPNELGLLAKTFNQMSSELHKLYRSLEASVEEKTRDLHEAKRRLEVLYQCSQALNTSQIDVHCFRHILQIVRDNEAAEYLELNVGENWRISEGKPNPQLPMQILPVTMQETVYGELHWQNSNVSASEPLLNSVSSMLGRGLYFNQAQKHFQQLLLMEERATIARELHDSLAQVLSYLRIQLTLLKRSIPEDNATAQSIMADFSQALNDAYRQLRELLTTFRLTLQQADLPSALREMLDTLQNQTSAKLTLDCRLPTLALDAQMQVHLLQIIREAVLNAMKHANASEIAVSCVTAPDGNHTVYIRDNGIGIGEPKEPEGHYGLNIMRERAERLGGTLTFSQPSGGGTLVSISFRSAAGEESQLM